The following are encoded in a window of Apteryx mantelli isolate bAptMan1 chromosome 17, bAptMan1.hap1, whole genome shotgun sequence genomic DNA:
- the CAMKK2 gene encoding calcium/calmodulin-dependent protein kinase kinase 2, with protein MEEPGGFAEEAREPRAKLSLSGRKLSLQERPPPARSPTAAAETAAAAERFIYPSLPYSPVTSPHASPRLPRRPTVESNRVSITGLQDCVQLNQYKLKDEIGKGSYGVVKLAYNEDDNTYYAMKVLSKKKLMRQAGFPRRPPPRGAKAASEGCVQPKGPIEQVYQEIAILKKLDHPNVVKLVEVLDDPGEDHLYMVFELVKQGPVMEIPTLKPLTEDKARFYFQDLIKGIEYLHYQKIIHRDIKPSNLLVGEDGHVKIADFGVSNEFKGTDALLTNTVGTPAFMAPETLSETRKIFSGKALDVWAMGITLYCFVFGQCPFMDERILSLHNKIKTQTLEFPDQPEVTDFLKDLITRMLDKNPESRISVPEIKESTVQQPFAGDFWSSAPAGPWKGREAEKMETKLHPWATKNGAELLPTEDENCTLVEVTEEEVENSVKHIPSLATVILVKTMIRKRSFGNPFEGSKREERSLSAPGNLLTKQGSEDNLKCNDLPDVGEEEVLS; from the exons ATGGAGGAGCCCGGCGGCTTCGCGGAGGAggcgcgggagccgcgggcgAAGCTGAGCCTCTCCGGCCGCAAGCTCTCGCTGCAggagcgcccgccgcccgcccgctcgcccaccgccgccgccgaaaccgccgccgccgccgagcgcttCATCTACCCGTCGCTGCCCTACTCGCCCGTGACGTCCCCGCACGCCTCCCCGCGCCTGCCCCGCCGGCCCACCGTGGAGTCCAACCGCGTCTCCATCACCGGCTTGCAG GACTGCGTGCAGCTCAACCAGTACAAGCTCAAGGACGAGATCGGAAAG GGCTCCTACGGGGTTGTGAAGCTGGCCTACAACGAGGACGACAACACCTACTAT GCGATGAAGGTCCTCTCCAAGAAGAAGCTGATGAGGCAAGCGGGCTTCCCCC gccgcccgcctccccgcggcgccaAGGCCGCCTCCGAAGGCTGCGTGCAACCCAAGGGGCCCATCGAGCAGGTCTACCAGGAGATCGCCATCCTGAAGAAGCTGGACCACCCCAACGTGGTGAAGCTGGTGGAG GTGCTGGATGACCCCGGCGAGGACCACCTGTACATGG TGTTTGAACTGGTGAAGCAAGG ACCCGTGATGGAAATCCCAACCCTGAAACCTCTCACCGAAGATAAGGCTCGGTTCTACTTCCAGGATCTCATCAAGGGCATCGAATACT TGCACTACCAGAAGATCATCCACCGGGACATCAAACCTTCCAACCTGCTCGTTGGGGAAGACGGGCACGTCAAGATCGCCGACTTCGGCGTGAGCAACGAGTTCAAGGGCACTGATGCCCTCCTCACCAACACGGTGGGCACCCCGGCCTTCATGGCTCCAGAGACGCTCTCGGAAACCAGGAAAATCTTCTCTGGGAAG GCTTTGGATGTCTGGGCCATGGGAATCACGCTCTACTGCTTCGTGTTCGGGCAG TGTCCTTTTATGGATGAACGGATCCTGAGTTTACACAATAAAATCAAGACCCAAACCTTGGAGTTCCCAGACCA GCCGGAAGTTACGGACTTCTTGAAGGATCTGATCACGCGGATGCTGGATAAAAACCCCGAATCGAGGATTTCGGTCCCGGAAATCAAG GAAAGTACTGTGCAACAGCCTTTCGCAGGAGATTTCTGGTCCTCCGCCCCTGCGGGACCCTGGAAGGGGCGAGAAGCTGAGAAAATGGAGACGAAG TTACACCCCTGGGCGACCAAGAACGGCGCGGAGCTGCTGCCCACGGAGGACGAGAACTGCACGCTGGTCGAGGTGacggaggaggaggtggagaacTCGGTCAAGCACATCCCCAGCCTGGCCACCGTG ATCCTGGTTAAAACGATGATCAGGAAGCGCTCGTTCGGGAACCCGTTCGAGGGCAGCAAGCGAGAGGAGCGGTCGCTGTCGGCGCCGGGGAACCTGCTGAC GAAGCAAGGCAGCGAAGATAACCTGAAATGCAACGACCTGCCTGACGTGGGCGAGGAGGAGGTTCTTTCGTGA